Proteins from a single region of Shinella zoogloeoides:
- a CDS encoding DUF2093 domain-containing protein, protein MMNRLEGRGGSREAKIRYLDGDFQILMPGTHVICAMTGETVPVDELRYWSVARQEAYVSCAASLDAEKRAGVLPNQKK, encoded by the coding sequence ATGATGAACCGTTTGGAAGGCCGCGGCGGCAGCCGTGAAGCGAAGATTCGCTATCTCGACGGCGATTTCCAGATCCTGATGCCCGGCACCCATGTCATCTGCGCGATGACCGGCGAGACCGTGCCGGTGGATGAGCTGCGCTACTGGAGCGTCGCCCGGCAGGAAGCCTATGTGAGCTGCGCCGCCTCGCTGGATGCGGAAAAGCGCGCGGGCGTATTGCCGAACCAGAAGAAGTAG
- the mutL gene encoding DNA mismatch repair endonuclease MutL, with the protein MSIRQLSETLINQIAAGEVIERPASAAKELIENALDAGATRIEIATAGGGKTLLRVTDNGGGMAPADLEMAIRRHCTSKLDTDLLDIRTLGFRGEALPSIGSVAKLSLLSRTAETSEGAEISVTGGKVAPVRPAAANRGTVVEVRDLFFATPARLKFLKSEKAEASAISDVVRRMAIAFPHVRFVLSGSDRTTLEFPATGEDRLARIAQVLGRDFRDNAIEIDAEREGVRLTGFAGVPTFNRGNSLNQFAFVNGRPVQDKLIWSALRAAYAETIPHGRYPVAVLSIAIDPALVDVNVHPAKSDVRFRDPGLVRGLIIGAIREALAREGDRAATTGASGLMRAFRPEAQRPSAPWTPSASPYRPFEAASPAPLRETQAGFAEFAAPSARSEPTFTPSAREEEPPQRHPLGAARAQLHENYIVAQTEDGLVIVDQHAAHERLVFEAMRNALHSRAVPAQALLIPEIVDLPEDDCDRLVAHAEEFATLGLGIERFGPGAVAVRETPAMLGEMDAAGLIRQLADELAEWDTASGLKAKLEYLAATMACHGSVRSGRRMRPEEMNALLRQMEATPGSGQCNHGRPTYIELKLSDIERLFGRS; encoded by the coding sequence ATGAGCATCAGGCAGCTTTCCGAAACCCTCATCAACCAGATCGCGGCCGGCGAGGTGATCGAACGGCCGGCCAGCGCCGCCAAGGAGCTGATCGAGAACGCGCTGGACGCCGGTGCGACGCGCATCGAGATCGCCACGGCCGGCGGCGGCAAGACCCTGCTGCGCGTCACCGACAATGGCGGCGGCATGGCCCCCGCCGATCTGGAAATGGCGATCCGCCGGCACTGCACCTCCAAGCTCGATACGGACCTGCTCGATATCCGCACGCTGGGCTTCCGCGGCGAGGCCCTGCCCTCCATCGGCTCGGTGGCAAAACTCTCGCTGCTCAGCCGCACGGCGGAGACAAGCGAAGGGGCGGAAATCAGCGTGACGGGCGGCAAGGTTGCGCCCGTGCGCCCGGCCGCCGCCAATCGCGGCACGGTGGTCGAGGTGCGCGACCTTTTCTTCGCCACCCCTGCCCGGCTCAAGTTCCTCAAGAGCGAGAAGGCGGAAGCCTCGGCGATCTCGGACGTGGTGCGGCGCATGGCAATCGCCTTCCCGCATGTGCGCTTCGTTCTGTCCGGCTCCGACCGCACGACGCTGGAATTCCCCGCGACCGGCGAGGACCGGCTGGCGCGCATCGCGCAGGTACTCGGCCGCGATTTCCGCGACAACGCCATCGAGATCGACGCCGAGCGGGAAGGCGTGCGGCTGACCGGCTTTGCCGGCGTGCCGACCTTCAATCGCGGCAACAGCCTCAACCAGTTCGCCTTCGTCAACGGGCGGCCGGTGCAGGACAAGCTGATCTGGTCCGCGCTGCGCGCCGCCTATGCCGAGACCATTCCGCACGGGCGCTATCCCGTCGCGGTGCTGTCCATCGCCATCGATCCGGCGCTGGTCGACGTCAACGTGCATCCGGCGAAATCGGATGTGCGCTTCCGCGACCCCGGCCTCGTGCGCGGCCTCATCATCGGCGCGATCCGCGAGGCGCTGGCTCGCGAGGGCGACCGGGCGGCCACCACGGGCGCAAGCGGCCTGATGCGCGCCTTCCGGCCGGAGGCACAGCGCCCTTCCGCGCCCTGGACGCCCTCCGCCTCGCCCTACCGCCCCTTCGAGGCCGCCTCCCCCGCACCCTTGCGTGAAACACAGGCAGGCTTTGCCGAATTCGCCGCCCCCTCGGCGCGCAGCGAACCAACCTTCACGCCCTCCGCCCGCGAGGAAGAACCGCCGCAGCGCCACCCGCTCGGCGCGGCGCGCGCGCAGCTTCACGAGAACTATATCGTCGCGCAGACGGAGGACGGGCTGGTCATCGTCGACCAGCATGCCGCCCATGAACGACTGGTCTTCGAGGCCATGCGCAATGCGCTGCATTCGCGCGCCGTGCCGGCGCAGGCCCTGCTCATTCCCGAGATCGTCGACCTGCCGGAAGACGATTGCGACCGGCTGGTCGCCCATGCGGAAGAATTCGCGACGCTCGGCCTCGGCATCGAGCGTTTCGGCCCCGGCGCGGTCGCCGTGCGCGAGACGCCGGCCATGCTGGGCGAGATGGATGCGGCCGGCCTAATCCGCCAGCTTGCCGACGAGCTGGCCGAATGGGACACGGCGAGCGGCCTCAAGGCCAAGCTCGAATATCTCGCTGCCACCATGGCCTGCCACGGCTCGGTGCGCTCGGGCCGGCGCATGCGGCCCGAGGAAATGAATGCACTCTTGCGCCAAATGGAGGCGACGCCCGGCTCCGGCCAGTGCAACCATGGACGGCCGACCTATATCGAGCTGAAGCTTTCCGATATCGAGCGGCTGTTCGGCCGAAGCTGA
- the apbC gene encoding iron-sulfur cluster carrier protein ApbC encodes MTDVSKEQVLERLRTVRGPDMDGNIVDLGLVSDVFISDGKAYFSITVPAERARELDPMRAAAERVVKEIPGIKAAMVALTADKRAASGPAAALAPAPPPPGRGEAHSHAGHNHAGHSHAGHAHAAPGQPQQRAKSGIPGVNAIIAVASGKGGVGKSTTSVNLALALKANGLRVGILDADIYGPSMPRLLKISGRPQQLEGRMIKPMENYGIKVMSMGFLVDEEVAMIWRGPMIQSALMQMLREVAWGDLDVLVVDMPPGTGDAQLTMAQQVPLAGAVIVSTPQDLALIDARKGLNMFSKVEVPVLGIVENMSYFIAPDTGNRYDIFGHGGARKEAERIGVPFLGEVPLTMDIRETSDAGTPVVVSNPDGAAAKVYRAIATRVWQELEAVQGKGAREAPAIVFE; translated from the coding sequence ATGACGGATGTAAGCAAGGAACAGGTGCTGGAACGGCTGCGCACGGTGCGCGGGCCGGATATGGACGGCAATATCGTCGATCTCGGCCTCGTCTCGGATGTCTTCATCTCCGACGGCAAGGCCTATTTCTCCATCACCGTGCCGGCCGAGCGCGCCCGCGAACTGGACCCGATGCGCGCCGCCGCCGAGCGCGTCGTCAAGGAAATCCCCGGCATCAAGGCCGCCATGGTGGCGCTGACGGCCGACAAGCGCGCCGCCTCTGGCCCCGCCGCCGCCCTCGCCCCAGCCCCGCCGCCGCCCGGTCGCGGCGAGGCGCACAGCCATGCCGGCCACAATCACGCGGGCCATAGTCATGCCGGCCACGCCCATGCAGCCCCCGGCCAGCCGCAGCAGCGCGCGAAATCCGGCATTCCGGGCGTCAATGCCATCATCGCCGTCGCCTCGGGCAAGGGCGGCGTCGGCAAGTCGACGACCTCGGTGAATCTTGCGCTGGCACTGAAGGCGAACGGCCTTCGCGTCGGCATTCTCGACGCCGATATCTACGGCCCCTCCATGCCGCGGCTCCTGAAGATTTCCGGCCGGCCGCAGCAGCTCGAAGGCCGCATGATCAAGCCGATGGAGAACTACGGCATCAAGGTCATGTCCATGGGCTTCCTCGTCGACGAGGAGGTGGCGATGATCTGGCGCGGGCCGATGATCCAGTCGGCGCTGATGCAGATGCTGCGCGAGGTCGCCTGGGGCGATCTCGACGTGCTGGTGGTCGACATGCCGCCGGGCACGGGCGACGCGCAGCTCACCATGGCCCAGCAGGTGCCGCTCGCCGGCGCCGTCATCGTCTCCACCCCGCAGGATCTTGCCCTCATCGACGCGCGCAAGGGCCTCAACATGTTCAGCAAGGTCGAGGTGCCGGTGCTCGGCATCGTCGAGAACATGAGCTATTTCATCGCCCCCGACACCGGCAACCGCTACGACATCTTCGGCCATGGCGGCGCGCGCAAGGAGGCCGAGCGCATCGGCGTGCCCTTCCTCGGCGAAGTGCCGCTGACCATGGATATCCGCGAGACCTCCGATGCCGGCACGCCGGTCGTGGTCTCCAACCCGGACGGCGCGGCGGCGAAGGTCTACCGCGCCATCGCAACGCGCGTCTGGCAGGAGCTTGAGGCGGTGCAGGGCAAGGGTGCGCGCGAAGCGCCGGCCATCGTGTTCGAGTAA
- a CDS encoding helix-turn-helix transcriptional regulator, with protein MRGTMTADETSRSENQLQDEGAEIAALETQFDIVRYMRRKCEEYGLKYFVVFTLPGFEAEKLSAYSIVSNWPQEVLAKYDALRMVRHSAGIRKLRLTTVPFSYDMREWIGESSEQADFSELLTLLTTHGMLVGHFFPVHDALGNRGAVVWGGDSAALGRDERLMLQMISVHLFNRLAEIGSAWKSGQVVLTDREIQCLSWTAAGKTSLEIAEILGLSEHTVNHYLNQVTRKLEAVNRTQAVVKAIRRGLIA; from the coding sequence ATGCGGGGCACCATGACCGCCGACGAGACCAGCAGGAGCGAGAACCAGCTTCAGGACGAGGGCGCGGAAATCGCCGCCCTGGAGACGCAGTTCGACATCGTGCGCTACATGCGGCGCAAATGCGAGGAATACGGTCTCAAATATTTCGTCGTCTTCACCCTGCCCGGCTTCGAGGCGGAAAAGCTGTCCGCCTATTCCATCGTCAGCAACTGGCCGCAGGAAGTCCTCGCCAAATACGACGCGCTGCGTATGGTCCGCCACAGCGCCGGCATCCGCAAGCTGCGGCTGACCACGGTGCCCTTCTCCTACGACATGCGGGAATGGATCGGCGAATCCTCCGAGCAGGCCGATTTCAGCGAGTTGCTCACCCTCCTGACCACTCATGGCATGCTGGTCGGCCATTTCTTCCCGGTACACGATGCGCTCGGCAATCGCGGCGCGGTCGTCTGGGGCGGGGACAGCGCGGCGCTCGGCCGCGACGAGCGGCTGATGCTGCAAATGATCTCCGTCCATCTCTTCAACCGGCTGGCCGAAATCGGCTCGGCCTGGAAATCCGGCCAGGTGGTGCTCACCGACCGCGAGATCCAGTGCCTTTCCTGGACGGCGGCGGGCAAGACGAGCCTGGAGATCGCCGAAATCCTCGGCCTGTCCGAGCATACGGTGAACCACTATCTCAACCAGGTCACGCGCAAGCTGGAGGCGGTCAACCGCACCCAGGCCGTGGTGAAGGCCATCCGCCGCGGCCTCATCGCCTGA
- a CDS encoding helix-turn-helix transcriptional regulator, with protein MADRFHTTSARLPKTWSSGASGSEDDIVEALDGMVRRHGLRGYLLINVPSETSTDFSSNVLLTSWPDEMLKTYDHAGLIFGSPVIERLRQSTNPFTYDADGTNRRRADGKAAIASDLFQRHGLSRGAYFPAHNSAGLRGALAFGGTRETLAPREMAELNALANTVFTQVLELRAGDRQTVSLSRREIECLSWASAGKTSMEMSEILGLSEYTVNHYLNRATRKLDAVNRVQAVAKAIRAGLLN; from the coding sequence ATGGCGGATCGATTCCACACGACATCGGCGCGACTCCCGAAGACCTGGAGTTCGGGCGCCTCCGGCTCGGAGGACGACATTGTCGAGGCCCTTGACGGCATGGTCCGGCGTCACGGTCTGCGCGGCTATCTCCTGATCAACGTCCCGTCCGAGACTTCCACGGACTTCTCCTCCAATGTCCTGCTGACGTCCTGGCCGGACGAAATGCTCAAAACCTACGACCATGCCGGCCTCATCTTCGGCAGCCCGGTCATCGAGCGCCTGCGCCAGAGCACCAATCCCTTCACCTACGACGCGGACGGCACCAATCGCCGCCGCGCCGACGGCAAGGCGGCCATCGCCTCCGATCTCTTCCAGCGGCACGGCCTGTCGCGCGGCGCCTATTTCCCGGCGCACAATTCGGCGGGCCTGCGCGGCGCGCTCGCTTTCGGCGGCACGCGCGAGACGCTGGCCCCGCGCGAGATGGCCGAGCTCAACGCGCTGGCCAACACCGTCTTCACCCAGGTCCTCGAACTGCGCGCGGGCGACCGCCAGACCGTCTCGCTGTCCCGCCGGGAGATCGAGTGCCTGTCCTGGGCGTCGGCCGGCAAGACCAGCATGGAGATGTCCGAAATCCTCGGCCTCTCCGAATATACCGTCAATCACTACCTGAACCGTGCGACGCGCAAGCTCGACGCGGTCAACCGGGTCCAGGCGGTCGCCAAGGCGATCCGCGCCGGACTATTGAACTGA
- a CDS encoding IclR family transcriptional regulator has translation MRRETEEDGGTGTLGKAMAVLETVALCDRPMRFTDVLAVSGQPRGTLHRQLSHLVQEDLLELRPDHTYVPGLRLLKLASASWARNEFRTVAAPFLDALHRETGETVHLGVLRGREIIYLDKVESRQAVRMNSQIGNASPVYCTGVGKAALSALAPAALDALLDGLEFRRFTPQTITDRAALLAELADIRADGVAYDREEHEPGIRCVAAPIVDPGHALAAGVSVTGPAYRVGPEQLAAWAPHVRHAAQAIAGELAARLGPQR, from the coding sequence ATGCGCAGGGAAACGGAAGAGGACGGCGGCACCGGCACGCTCGGCAAGGCCATGGCCGTGCTGGAAACGGTGGCGCTTTGCGACCGGCCGATGCGCTTTACCGACGTGCTCGCCGTCAGCGGCCAGCCGCGCGGCACGCTGCACCGTCAGCTCTCCCATCTCGTGCAGGAAGACCTGCTGGAGCTGCGCCCCGACCATACCTATGTGCCGGGCCTGCGTCTCCTGAAGCTCGCCTCGGCAAGCTGGGCACGCAACGAGTTCCGCACCGTCGCCGCACCCTTTCTCGACGCGCTGCACCGGGAGACCGGCGAGACCGTGCATCTCGGCGTGCTGCGTGGGCGCGAGATCATCTATCTCGACAAGGTGGAGAGCCGGCAGGCCGTGCGCATGAATTCGCAGATCGGCAACGCCTCGCCGGTCTATTGCACCGGCGTCGGCAAGGCCGCGCTTTCGGCGCTTGCTCCCGCCGCGCTCGATGCGCTGCTGGACGGGCTGGAATTCCGCCGTTTCACGCCGCAGACGATCACCGACCGCGCCGCGCTTCTTGCAGAACTGGCCGATATCCGCGCCGACGGCGTCGCCTATGACCGCGAGGAGCACGAGCCGGGCATCCGCTGCGTCGCCGCACCGATCGTCGATCCGGGCCACGCGCTTGCCGCCGGCGTATCGGTGACGGGACCGGCCTACCGGGTGGGACCGGAGCAGCTTGCGGCATGGGCGCCGCATGTGCGCCATGCCGCGCAAGCCATTGCCGGCGAACTGGCCGCAAGGCTCGGCCCGCAACGCTAG
- a CDS encoding SDR family NAD(P)-dependent oxidoreductase, protein MAGRYPDLAGKGVLITGGGSGIGAALVAGFSAEGARVAFLDIAEAESRELVASLDGKVEHLPVYMKTDLRDIDALRAAVTHAAAALGGIGVLVNNAARDDRHDFESVEPDYWDENHAVNLRHHFFAAQAVAPHMRAGGGGAIVGFSSIAYLLNMGELPAYATAKAGIVGLTKSLAGRLGPDNIRVNAILPGMVLTERQKRLWVDGDAAAEGIARQCLKRSLLAEDMVGPCLFLASDASAAITAQTLIVDGGML, encoded by the coding sequence ATGGCGGGCCGCTATCCGGACCTTGCGGGAAAAGGCGTGCTCATCACCGGCGGCGGCTCGGGGATCGGCGCTGCGCTTGTCGCGGGATTTTCGGCCGAGGGCGCGCGCGTCGCCTTCCTCGATATCGCGGAGGCGGAGAGCCGTGAGCTTGTCGCCTCGCTCGACGGCAAGGTCGAGCACCTCCCGGTCTATATGAAGACGGACCTTCGCGACATCGACGCCCTGCGCGCGGCCGTCACACACGCGGCTGCGGCGCTCGGCGGCATCGGCGTGCTGGTCAACAATGCGGCGCGCGACGACCGGCACGATTTCGAAAGCGTCGAGCCGGACTATTGGGACGAGAATCATGCGGTGAACCTGCGCCATCACTTCTTCGCCGCGCAGGCCGTCGCGCCGCATATGCGCGCGGGCGGCGGCGGGGCGATCGTCGGCTTCTCCTCCATCGCCTACCTGCTCAACATGGGCGAGCTGCCGGCCTATGCCACCGCCAAGGCCGGCATTGTCGGCCTCACCAAGTCGCTCGCCGGCCGCCTCGGCCCGGACAATATCCGCGTCAACGCCATCCTGCCCGGCATGGTGCTGACGGAACGGCAGAAGCGCCTGTGGGTCGATGGGGATGCCGCCGCCGAAGGCATCGCCCGGCAATGCCTGAAGCGCTCTCTGCTTGCCGAAGACATGGTCGGCCCCTGCCTTTTCCTGGCGTCGGATGCGTCCGCCGCCATCACCGCGCAAACGCTCATCGTCGATGGAGGCATGCTCTGA
- a CDS encoding 2-dehydro-3-deoxygalactonokinase, whose product MTRSDPHPAYVAVDWGTSSFRLWLIGQDGGVLAERRSAEGMTVAARTGFAGVLASHLAAISAPAGLPVLICGMAGAKQGWVEAGYLDTPAALAAIPAAAVRIPGVDADIRILPGLAQRDAAAPDVMRGEETQLLGAAGELGSGDHLVCMPGTHSKWVRLSGGRVEGFSTFMTGELFDAIAKNTILSHAIAEAGAVQGDNAAFRAAVKRMVDNPALATSQLFSVRAGSLIAGLSPDDAKARLSGTLIGLEIAGALSMVAEGTPVALVVSGGLGAPYRQALAAAGLSPFVIDADTAVRNGLAAGARALWSL is encoded by the coding sequence ATGACACGATCCGATCCCCACCCCGCCTATGTCGCGGTGGACTGGGGCACGTCCAGCTTCCGCCTCTGGCTGATCGGCCAGGATGGCGGCGTGCTTGCCGAGCGCCGCAGCGCCGAGGGCATGACGGTCGCCGCGCGCACCGGCTTTGCCGGGGTGCTGGCAAGCCATCTCGCCGCGATTTCCGCGCCCGCCGGCCTGCCGGTCCTGATCTGCGGCATGGCCGGCGCGAAACAGGGCTGGGTGGAAGCCGGCTATCTCGATACGCCCGCCGCGCTCGCCGCCATTCCGGCCGCCGCCGTGCGCATTCCCGGGGTCGACGCGGATATCCGCATCCTGCCGGGCCTTGCCCAGCGCGATGCCGCCGCCCCGGACGTGATGCGCGGCGAGGAGACGCAACTGCTCGGCGCGGCCGGCGAACTCGGCAGCGGCGACCATCTCGTCTGCATGCCCGGCACGCACAGCAAATGGGTGCGGCTGTCCGGCGGCCGGGTCGAGGGGTTCTCCACCTTCATGACCGGCGAACTGTTCGACGCCATCGCGAAGAACACCATCCTCAGCCACGCCATCGCCGAGGCCGGCGCGGTCCAGGGCGACAATGCCGCCTTCCGCGCCGCCGTGAAGCGCATGGTGGACAATCCGGCGCTGGCGACGAGCCAGCTCTTCTCCGTGCGCGCCGGCTCGCTGATCGCCGGCCTTTCGCCCGACGATGCCAAGGCGCGGCTGTCGGGCACGCTGATCGGGCTGGAGATCGCCGGCGCGCTGTCGATGGTGGCCGAGGGCACGCCGGTGGCGCTCGTCGTCTCGGGCGGGCTCGGCGCGCCTTACAGGCAGGCGCTCGCCGCTGCCGGCCTGTCGCCTTTCGTCATCGATGCCGATACCGCCGTGCGAAACGGCCTTGCCGCGGGCGCCAGGGCGCTCTGGTCCCTCTGA
- a CDS encoding 2-dehydro-3-deoxy-6-phosphogalactonate aldolase codes for MSRIPFPPMKYPLIAILRGLKPAETEAVVGALIETGFTAIEIPLNSPEPFQSIGIAAKMAPEGCLIGAGTVLTVADVNRLDEVGGRLMVSPNVEPEVISTAAAKGMVTMPGVFTPTEALAAARAGATGLKFFPASVLGPAGIQAIRAVLPAELEIAAVGGVSDRNFGDYAAIGIRSFGLGSSLYKPGMDAAEVRARAKATLEAYDAVYGAGR; via the coding sequence ATGAGCCGCATTCCCTTCCCCCCGATGAAATATCCCCTGATCGCCATCCTGCGTGGCCTGAAGCCCGCGGAGACCGAAGCGGTCGTCGGTGCGCTGATTGAAACCGGCTTCACCGCCATCGAGATTCCGCTGAATTCGCCCGAGCCGTTCCAGTCCATCGGCATCGCCGCGAAGATGGCGCCCGAGGGCTGCCTGATCGGCGCCGGCACGGTGCTGACGGTCGCGGACGTGAACCGGCTCGACGAGGTCGGCGGCCGGCTGATGGTCAGCCCGAATGTCGAGCCGGAGGTCATCTCCACCGCCGCCGCGAAGGGCATGGTGACGATGCCCGGCGTCTTCACCCCGACCGAGGCGCTCGCCGCCGCGCGCGCCGGCGCGACGGGCCTGAAATTCTTCCCGGCCAGCGTGCTCGGCCCGGCCGGCATCCAGGCGATCCGCGCGGTGCTGCCGGCGGAACTGGAGATCGCCGCCGTCGGCGGTGTGTCGGACAGGAATTTCGGCGACTATGCCGCCATCGGCATCCGCAGCTTCGGCCTCGGCTCCAGCCTCTACAAGCCGGGCATGGACGCCGCCGAGGTCCGCGCCCGCGCCAAGGCAACGCTCGAAGCCTATGACGCCGTCTACGGAGCGGGCCGATGA
- a CDS encoding SMP-30/gluconolactonase/LRE family protein: MTETHSFAGRTLCDVDCQLGEGPTYDPASGKAFWFDIKGQKLHELHLTTMAKAVHDLPFLGSVLAVIDAGRQLIVSDRGLFVRTVADGALAPFVTLEDKAVNRSNDGRVHPSGALWASTMGRNAEKHSGAIYHVAGERVTKLFSDITIPNSICFSPDGATGYFIDSDVNRLMKVALDPKTGLPVGEPAILSDESGTPGDVDGSVCDADGLIWNARWGAGAVEVYKPDGTKVARYRVPASQSSCPAFIGEKADRLLVTSAWAGMDAAARLADPHAGQTFELGVTVKGRFEPTFAL; this comes from the coding sequence ATGACCGAGACCCATTCCTTCGCCGGCCGCACGCTCTGCGACGTCGATTGCCAGCTCGGGGAAGGCCCGACCTACGATCCGGCGAGCGGCAAGGCCTTCTGGTTCGATATCAAGGGCCAGAAGCTGCACGAACTCCACCTTACCACCATGGCGAAGGCGGTGCATGACCTGCCGTTCCTCGGCAGCGTGCTGGCCGTCATCGATGCCGGCCGCCAGCTCATCGTCTCCGACCGGGGCCTGTTCGTCCGCACCGTCGCCGATGGCGCGCTTGCGCCCTTCGTCACGCTGGAGGACAAGGCGGTCAACCGCTCCAACGACGGGCGCGTGCATCCGTCCGGGGCGCTCTGGGCGAGCACGATGGGGCGCAACGCGGAAAAGCATTCCGGCGCGATCTACCATGTCGCGGGCGAGCGGGTGACGAAGCTCTTCTCCGACATCACGATCCCGAACAGCATCTGCTTCTCGCCCGATGGCGCGACCGGCTATTTCATCGATTCGGACGTCAACCGACTGATGAAGGTGGCGCTCGATCCGAAGACGGGCCTGCCTGTCGGGGAACCCGCCATCCTCAGCGATGAAAGCGGAACGCCGGGCGATGTCGACGGATCGGTCTGCGATGCGGACGGGCTGATCTGGAACGCCCGCTGGGGCGCGGGCGCCGTCGAGGTCTACAAGCCGGACGGCACGAAGGTGGCGCGCTATCGCGTGCCGGCCTCGCAGTCGAGCTGCCCGGCCTTCATCGGCGAAAAGGCCGACCGGCTGCTGGTGACCTCCGCCTGGGCGGGCATGGACGCGGCGGCGCGCCTTGCCGATCCCCATGCCGGCCAGACTTTCGAGCTGGGCGTCACGGTCAAGGGGCGCTTCGAGCCGACTTTCGCGCTCTGA
- a CDS encoding PRC-barrel domain-containing protein: protein MTRTFLTSVAAGALFLGAAMAPAVHAQDASQPAAGQTMEQPGMTGDAAKGTTPDDTAQAPAATPTEDTAQTPATPSEDTAQAPAGDGTYLTAQSDEQISANTYIGQSVYNSADESIGKISDLIMAKSGGIDAAVIGVGGFLGIGEKWVAVPFEKIAITQVPESDDVKLTTTETAESLQAAPEFKTRAQQVAERQANTPVDTSTTSSTTDTGTAPATTPPAE, encoded by the coding sequence ATGACTAGGACATTTCTTACTTCCGTTGCCGCTGGTGCACTTTTCCTCGGCGCCGCCATGGCGCCGGCGGTTCATGCGCAGGATGCCAGCCAGCCGGCCGCCGGCCAGACCATGGAGCAGCCCGGCATGACGGGCGATGCCGCCAAGGGCACGACCCCGGACGATACGGCGCAGGCCCCGGCGGCCACGCCCACCGAGGACACGGCCCAGACGCCGGCGACGCCGAGCGAGGATACCGCGCAGGCCCCGGCCGGTGACGGCACGTATCTGACGGCCCAGTCGGACGAGCAGATCAGCGCCAACACCTATATCGGCCAGTCGGTCTACAACAGCGCCGACGAGAGCATCGGCAAGATTTCCGACCTGATCATGGCAAAGAGCGGCGGTATCGACGCAGCCGTCATCGGCGTCGGCGGCTTCCTGGGCATCGGCGAGAAGTGGGTTGCGGTGCCGTTCGAGAAGATCGCCATCACGCAGGTTCCGGAGTCGGACGACGTCAAGCTGACGACCACCGAGACGGCGGAAAGCCTGCAGGCCGCGCCGGAATTCAAGACCCGGGCGCAGCAGGTCGCCGAGCGCCAGGCCAATACCCCGGTCGACACTTCGACGACCTCGTCGACGACCGACACGGGCACGGCCCCGGCCACGACCCCGCCGGCCGAATAA
- a CDS encoding PilZ domain-containing protein: protein MQTIKDMPVRATDRSRVRIFATVKVMHQSTRARVVDLSPTGMAFDIEKPIQISPGQIVTVESEELGRLSGTVRWYSNGRLGIQYKLSTNALAQISSYFRFFHEEVRPVLRR, encoded by the coding sequence ATGCAGACCATCAAGGATATGCCCGTTCGAGCAACCGACCGTTCCAGGGTCCGTATTTTCGCAACGGTGAAGGTGATGCACCAGTCGACGCGCGCGCGCGTCGTCGATCTCTCCCCAACCGGGATGGCTTTCGACATCGAGAAGCCGATCCAGATCTCCCCCGGCCAGATCGTGACGGTGGAGAGCGAGGAACTGGGCCGTCTCAGCGGCACCGTGCGCTGGTATTCCAACGGCCGCCTCGGCATCCAGTACAAGCTGTCCACCAATGCGCTGGCGCAGATCTCCTCCTATTTCCGCTTCTTCCACGAAGAGGTTCGGCCGGTCCTGCGCCGCTAG